The Starkeya sp. ORNL1 DNA window GGTGCGCGGCTATTTCCACCCCTATCTCGGCCAGGAAGGCATCGCCACCGGGGTCTGTGCGGCGCTACGCGAGGGCGATTTCATCGCCTCCACCCATCGCGGCCACGGCCACTGCATCGCCTGGGGCGCCGATATCCGTCGCATGGTCGCCGAACTGCTGCAGAAGGAGAGCGGCTACTGCAAGGGCTATGGCGGCTCGATGCACATAGCCGACATCACCAAGGGCAATCTCGGTGCCAATGGTATTGTCGGCGCCGGCACGCCGCTCGGCGTCGGCGCGGCGCTCGCCAACCAGATCAAGGGTTCGGACGCGGTCACCGTCACCTTCACCACCGATGGCGGCTCGAACAACGGCACCTTCCTGGAATCGCTGAACCTCGCCGCGATCTGGAACCTCAATTTCATCCTCGTCATCGAGAATAACGGCTACGCCGTCTCGACCCGCATCGAGGAATCCACCCGCGACACCGACCTCTACAAGCGCGGCCTCGCCATTGGGGTGGAGAGCCATCAGGTCGACGGCAACGACCCGCTCGCGGTCTACCGCCTGACCGAGGAAGCGGCCGCGACCTGCCGGGCCGGCAAAGGGCCGGTGCTCATCGAGGCCAAGACCTACCGCCATATGGGCCACCACGTGAACGACCCCGGCAAGTACATGCCGGAGGATCGCCTCGCTTATTACAAGGCCCGCGATCCGGTGGACCGCGCCCGCGACGCGCTGGTGCAGATGTCCGGCATCGATG harbors:
- a CDS encoding thiamine pyrophosphate-dependent dehydrogenase E1 component subunit alpha, translating into MDAQPVKSNAPSRELLEKIFRTAYKIRVFETEGIKLYRQGLVRGYFHPYLGQEGIATGVCAALREGDFIASTHRGHGHCIAWGADIRRMVAELLQKESGYCKGYGGSMHIADITKGNLGANGIVGAGTPLGVGAALANQIKGSDAVTVTFTTDGGSNNGTFLESLNLAAIWNLNFILVIENNGYAVSTRIEESTRDTDLYKRGLAIGVESHQVDGNDPLAVYRLTEEAAATCRAGKGPVLIEAKTYRHMGHHVNDPGKYMPEDRLAYYKARDPVDRARDALVQMSGIDAGEITAIEAEIQGEFEEAVDFAKSSRELTVAEFHEFVAQY